In Gemmatimonadaceae bacterium, a genomic segment contains:
- a CDS encoding metallopeptidase TldD-related protein: protein MAAVSARAVEKARLSRKPVAIEPGRYTVILEPQAVGDLVQLVGFYADARASDEGRSPFTKTGGGNKIGEKIIDARISITADPFDPMVLSQPWDGTVCHWAARLSSTRACSRSFTTLASGQRSRARPLPGRRHRSS from the coding sequence ATCGCCGCAGTCAGCGCACGCGCGGTAGAGAAGGCGCGCCTGTCACGCAAGCCCGTTGCAATCGAACCGGGGCGTTACACCGTTATTCTCGAACCGCAGGCGGTCGGTGATCTGGTTCAGCTCGTCGGGTTCTACGCCGACGCCCGCGCTTCGGACGAGGGACGCAGCCCGTTCACAAAGACCGGTGGAGGCAACAAGATCGGGGAGAAGATCATCGATGCCCGCATCAGCATTACCGCCGATCCATTCGACCCCATGGTTCTCTCGCAGCCCTGGGACGGGACGGTTTGCCACTGGGCCGCCAGACTTTCGTCGACAAGGGCGTGCTCAAGGAGCTTTACTACTCTCGCTTCTGGGCAAAGAAGCAGGGCAAGACCGCTACCGGGGCGCCGACATCGTTCATCATGA
- a CDS encoding metallopeptidase TldD-related protein, whose translation MGRQTFVDKGVLKELYYSRFWAKKQGKTATGAPTSFIMNGGTTSMEDMIKSTQRGVLVTRLWYLREVDPRTILYTGLTRDGTFLIENGKISKAVKNFRFNDSPLFMLKNHDAMGRPVRSCTAWMARITRLTSQARTGACG comes from the coding sequence CTGGGCCGCCAGACTTTCGTCGACAAGGGCGTGCTCAAGGAGCTTTACTACTCTCGCTTCTGGGCAAAGAAGCAGGGCAAGACCGCTACCGGGGCGCCGACATCGTTCATCATGAACGGCGGCACCACTTCGATGGAGGACATGATCAAGTCCACCCAGCGCGGCGTTCTCGTCACCCGCCTCTGGTATCTCCGTGAAGTCGATCCCCGCACCATTCTATATACAGGGCTCACGCGTGATGGCACCTTCCTCATTGAGAATGGAAAAATCTCGAAAGCAGTCAAGAATTTCCGCTTCAATGATTCGCCGCTGTTCATGCTCAAGAACCACGACGCAATGGGACGGCCGGTACGGTCATGCACGGCGTGGATGGCACGAATTACGCGATTAACTTCGCAAGCGCGAACTGGTGCCTGTGGGTAG
- a CDS encoding DNA gyrase modulator has translation MVDTDSMGAGVRALVDGTWGFAATRTLTKDGVASAARKAVAVAKATRIGRDRPVELAPAPAYKGVSWKNAYTVDPFTIPIEQKAELLLKANAEALRAPNVKFVFSGMFFRKDERNYANTDGSVITQTILQSWVPMQFTAISADQSDFQNRGSVSPPAGRGYEYVTSLDIVGNARKGGEEASQKLKAKPVDVGRYDLVLHPSHLWLTIHESIGHPSELDRANGYEANFAGTSFLAPPEKVRGKLKMAQVPAGLERKTPTGPSSTSPQSAHAR, from the coding sequence GTGGTCGATACCGACTCGATGGGGGCCGGCGTTCGCGCACTCGTCGATGGCACCTGGGGCTTCGCGGCAACTCGGACACTCACAAAAGACGGTGTCGCCTCCGCCGCGAGAAAAGCGGTTGCGGTAGCGAAGGCAACACGCATCGGGCGTGACCGGCCTGTCGAGCTCGCACCGGCGCCGGCGTACAAGGGCGTGAGCTGGAAGAACGCCTACACTGTCGATCCGTTCACGATTCCCATCGAGCAGAAAGCTGAGCTGCTGCTAAAGGCAAACGCCGAAGCACTCAGGGCGCCGAACGTGAAATTCGTCTTCAGCGGAATGTTCTTTCGAAAGGATGAGCGCAATTATGCCAACACCGACGGCTCGGTAATAACACAGACAATCCTGCAAAGTTGGGTGCCCATGCAGTTCACCGCAATCTCGGCCGATCAGTCGGACTTCCAGAATCGCGGGTCGGTTTCACCACCGGCGGGCCGCGGGTACGAATACGTCACATCGCTGGACATCGTCGGCAACGCGCGTAAAGGGGGCGAAGAGGCCTCGCAGAAGCTGAAGGCCAAACCGGTCGATGTCGGCCGGTACGATCTCGTCCTCCACCCGTCGCATCTGTGGCTCACGATCCACGAATCAATTGGACATCCCAGCGAGCTCGACCGCGCAAACGGCTACGAGGCCAACTTCGCCGGCACCAGCTTCCTCGCTCCACCAGAAAAAGTGCGCGGCAAACTGAAGATGGCACAGGTTCCGGCTGGGCTGGAGCGGAAAACCCCGACTGGACCAAGCTCGACATCGCCGCAGTCAGCGCACGCGCGGTAG